In bacterium, a single genomic region encodes these proteins:
- a CDS encoding sulfatase, producing MNSFRRQFFRFRSGPGLLAAVLAGCGGGAGPGEPGPSARPPIVLFSIDTLRADRLGCYGAERATSPRIDAFAGEAVRFAETIAQAPLTAPSHMSIFTSLYPPVHRVVNYERKDREPAALDDALVTLPRFLHDRGYLTVGLTGGGQVAGELGFDRGFDYYGDDFLFWENDGGRYRPTLESLAPIEEALRDRIGESRREGRPLFLFLHHYLCHDPYVKGPDEYRQKFLGDPVAGLPRRAEDLDFSVKFSGVRAQFFGKADPGNPAHLRQYLALYDGGVLFADAVFGRIVDLLREEGIYDDALVVLVADHGEEFLEHGGILHSHLFRETLHVPLIVKFPGGRFAGHSVERPVESFDIFPTVADWLGLKDELPQVQGRSLLPLVRGDGGFEGSPVSFSGSLHSVRFSRGGYTYSSQSRGRTPEWLFGAGDVGERRNLAPEKPELAADLRRRAREIVEENRAWRQKLVAGGSERGAALSPERVRQLRALGYVQ from the coding sequence ATGAACAGCTTTCGCCGACAGTTTTTCCGGTTCCGCTCCGGTCCCGGCCTCCTGGCCGCGGTCCTGGCCGGGTGCGGCGGCGGGGCCGGCCCCGGGGAACCGGGTCCCTCGGCCCGGCCGCCGATCGTGCTCTTTTCCATCGACACCCTCAGGGCCGACCGGCTCGGATGCTACGGCGCCGAACGCGCCACCAGCCCCCGCATCGACGCCTTCGCCGGGGAAGCGGTCCGCTTCGCCGAAACCATCGCCCAGGCCCCCCTGACCGCCCCCTCCCACATGTCCATCTTCACCTCCCTCTATCCTCCGGTCCACCGCGTCGTCAACTACGAGCGGAAGGACCGCGAGCCGGCGGCCCTCGACGACGCCCTCGTCACCCTCCCCCGGTTCCTCCACGACCGCGGCTACCTGACCGTGGGGCTGACCGGCGGCGGCCAGGTCGCCGGCGAACTCGGGTTCGATCGGGGGTTCGACTACTACGGCGACGACTTCCTCTTCTGGGAAAACGACGGCGGCCGCTACCGGCCCACTCTGGAGAGCCTGGCCCCGATCGAGGAGGCCCTCCGGGACCGGATCGGGGAGAGCCGCCGGGAAGGCCGGCCCCTCTTCCTCTTCCTCCACCACTACCTCTGCCACGACCCCTACGTCAAGGGGCCCGACGAGTACCGGCAGAAATTCCTCGGCGACCCCGTGGCGGGGCTGCCGCGGCGCGCGGAGGACCTCGATTTCTCCGTGAAATTCTCCGGGGTCCGCGCCCAGTTCTTCGGGAAGGCCGACCCCGGAAACCCCGCGCACCTGCGCCAGTACCTCGCCCTCTACGACGGGGGCGTGCTCTTCGCCGACGCCGTCTTCGGGAGGATCGTCGACCTCCTCCGGGAAGAGGGGATCTACGACGACGCCCTCGTCGTCCTGGTCGCGGACCACGGGGAGGAGTTTCTCGAGCACGGGGGGATCCTGCACTCCCACCTCTTCCGCGAAACCCTCCACGTGCCCCTGATCGTCAAGTTCCCCGGGGGGCGGTTCGCCGGGCACAGCGTGGAGCGGCCGGTGGAGTCGTTCGACATCTTCCCCACCGTCGCCGACTGGCTGGGCCTGAAGGACGAGCTTCCCCAGGTCCAGGGACGCTCCCTCCTGCCCCTGGTCCGAGGCGACGGCGGGTTCGAGGGGAGCCCCGTCAGCTTCTCCGGCTCCCTGCACTCGGTCCGTTTCTCCCGCGGCGGCTACACCTACTCCAGCCAGTCCCGGGGGCGCACCCCGGAGTGGCTCTTCGGCGCCGGCGACGTCGGGGAACGCCGGAACCTGGCCCCGGAAAAGCCGGAGCTCGCCGCCGATCTGCGCCGCCGCGCCCGGGAGATCGTGGAGGAGAACCGCGCCTGGCGCCAGAAGCTGGTGGCGGGCGGATCGGAGCGGGGGGCCGCGCTCTCCCCCGAGCGGGTGCGGCAGCTGCGCGCTCTGGGGTACGTCCAGTGA
- a CDS encoding sulfatase-like hydrolase/transferase has translation MRAARWLLAAAAVSAAGCGREAPAPVVLVSVDTLRADHLGCYGYERPTSPALDRFAAESVLFADAVAPAPTTAPSHMSIFTSLYPPVHGV, from the coding sequence GTGAGGGCGGCGCGCTGGCTCCTGGCGGCGGCCGCGGTGTCCGCGGCCGGCTGCGGGCGGGAGGCTCCGGCGCCGGTGGTGCTCGTCTCCGTCGACACCCTGAGGGCCGATCACCTGGGGTGCTACGGCTACGAACGGCCCACCAGCCCCGCCCTCGACCGGTTCGCCGCCGAATCCGTGCTCTTCGCCGACGCCGTCGCCCCCGCCCCCACCACCGCCCCCTCCCACATGTCCATCTTCACCTCCCTCTACCCCCCGGTCCACGGGGTC